A genomic stretch from Candidatus Marinarcus aquaticus includes:
- a CDS encoding murein transglycosylase A, with protein MKRTYLFILTLGALFLITGCTPKYASFEDVSKGNFKEADWNDLEGFEQDDLEHAFMVFKRGCEKAKRKAILKKACVQAQDYVSAKEFFQSNFTPYKLYDDHHSDEGLITGYYEPLLHGSRTKTDKYQYPIYKEPNDLVTVNLSAIYPELKRYRLRGKLVGNTLVPYASRGEIKESENMEAICYVDDKVDLFFLHIQGSGKVQLDTGEIINVGYANQNGRNYNSVGKYMISNGLLKEYGGSMQAMKRWFEDHPEETDRVLNVNESYVFFHENDQSATGSLGVPLVAKRNLAVDRKYIPLGVPVFIQTRNPLTKEDISQLMVAADTGGAIKGKIRADFFWGYGKEAEATAGRMKEAGKLFVLMPN; from the coding sequence TTGAAAAGAACATATCTATTTATTTTAACACTTGGCGCACTGTTTTTAATCACCGGATGTACCCCAAAATATGCTTCATTTGAAGATGTCTCAAAAGGAAATTTTAAAGAGGCAGACTGGAATGACTTAGAAGGGTTTGAACAAGATGACTTAGAGCACGCTTTTATGGTATTTAAACGTGGATGTGAGAAAGCAAAACGAAAAGCCATCTTAAAAAAAGCGTGTGTACAAGCACAAGATTATGTATCGGCCAAAGAGTTTTTTCAAAGCAACTTTACTCCTTATAAGCTCTACGATGATCACCACAGCGATGAAGGGTTGATTACAGGGTATTACGAACCTTTACTTCATGGAAGCAGAACCAAAACAGACAAATATCAATACCCTATTTATAAAGAACCAAACGATTTAGTGACGGTGAACTTAAGTGCGATTTATCCTGAATTGAAGCGTTACAGATTGCGAGGTAAACTTGTAGGCAATACCCTTGTGCCGTATGCATCACGAGGAGAAATCAAAGAGAGTGAGAATATGGAAGCCATTTGTTATGTGGATGACAAAGTTGATCTGTTCTTCTTACATATTCAAGGTTCGGGAAAAGTACAATTAGACACAGGAGAAATCATCAATGTGGGTTATGCCAATCAAAATGGTCGAAACTATAACTCCGTTGGAAAATATATGATCAGCAATGGATTGTTAAAAGAGTATGGTGGTTCGATGCAAGCGATGAAGCGATGGTTTGAAGACCATCCTGAAGAGACAGACAGAGTCTTGAATGTCAACGAAAGTTATGTCTTTTTCCATGAAAATGACCAGAGTGCTACAGGAAGTTTAGGGGTACCATTGGTGGCCAAACGAAACTTGGCAGTTGATCGAAAGTATATTCCATTGGGAGTGCCTGTGTTTATTCAAACAAGAAACCCTTTAACCAAAGAGGACATTTCTCAACTGATGGTTGCTGCTGATACGGGTGGTGCTATTAAAGGAAAGATTCGAGCAGATTTTTTCTGGGGATATGGAAAAGAGGCAGAAGCCACAGCTGGACGAATGAAAGAGGCTGGAAAGCTGTTTGTATTAATGCCCAACTGA
- the dnaK gene encoding molecular chaperone DnaK: protein MSKVIGIDLGTTNSCMAVYEGGEAKVIPNKEGKNTTPSIVAFTDKGEVLVGDPAKRQAITNPEKTIYSVKRIMGLMMDEENAKEAQSKVGYKIVNRNGAAAVEIGDKVYTPQEISAKILGKLKADAEEYLGAPVTDAVITVPAYFNDAQRKATQEAGTIAGLNVLRIINEPTAASLAYGLDKKGEEKVLVYDLGGGTFDVTVLEIGDGTFEVLSTDGNAFLGGDDFDNAIIDWLAKEFESENGFDIKKDKMALQRLKDAAENAKKELSSAESTEINLPFISMGNAGPVHLVKSLTRAKFESMTEHLIAETLQHIKTALKDADLDKGEIQEVIMVGGSTRLPKANAVVKEFFGKDLNKGVNPDEVVAAGAAVQAGVLKGDVKDVLLLDVTPLSLGIETLGGVLTKLIEKGTTIPVKKSQTFSTAEDNQPAVSIHVGQGEREFAKDNKSLGMFELSDIPAAPRGVPQIEVTFDIDANGVLNVSAKDKGTGKENKITISGSSGLSDEEIEKMVQEAEANKEADAKKKEVIEIRNQADALLHSTKKTLEENEDAVSEDEKKAIIDAAAELEEVLKDENASKEQIEDKVKALTEKSHKLAEAMYKKEGGDQAGAQGQPNAKAKKDDDDVIDAEVE from the coding sequence ATGAGCAAAGTTATTGGTATAGATTTAGGTACAACAAACTCTTGTATGGCAGTATACGAAGGTGGTGAAGCAAAGGTTATTCCAAATAAAGAAGGAAAAAACACAACTCCATCAATCGTTGCATTTACAGACAAAGGTGAAGTTCTAGTAGGGGACCCAGCAAAACGACAAGCAATCACAAACCCAGAGAAGACTATTTATTCTGTAAAAAGAATCATGGGTCTTATGATGGATGAAGAGAATGCGAAAGAAGCACAATCTAAAGTAGGGTACAAAATCGTTAACAGAAATGGTGCAGCAGCCGTTGAAATTGGAGATAAAGTTTATACTCCACAAGAAATCTCTGCAAAAATCTTAGGAAAATTAAAAGCAGATGCTGAAGAGTATTTAGGTGCACCTGTTACGGATGCAGTTATTACTGTACCAGCATACTTCAACGATGCACAAAGAAAAGCAACTCAAGAAGCAGGAACCATTGCGGGTCTTAATGTATTAAGAATTATCAATGAACCAACTGCAGCATCTTTAGCGTATGGTTTAGATAAAAAAGGTGAAGAGAAAGTTCTTGTTTACGATTTAGGTGGAGGAACATTCGACGTTACTGTTTTAGAAATTGGTGATGGAACATTTGAAGTACTTTCAACAGATGGTAATGCATTCTTAGGTGGAGATGACTTCGATAATGCTATTATTGATTGGTTAGCAAAAGAGTTCGAATCTGAAAATGGATTTGACATCAAAAAAGATAAAATGGCACTTCAAAGACTGAAAGATGCCGCTGAAAATGCGAAAAAAGAGCTTTCATCTGCTGAGTCAACAGAGATTAACTTACCATTTATCTCTATGGGTAATGCTGGACCAGTTCACTTAGTTAAATCACTCACTCGAGCAAAATTCGAGTCTATGACAGAACACTTAATTGCTGAAACACTGCAACACATCAAAACTGCTCTTAAAGATGCAGATTTAGATAAAGGTGAAATCCAAGAAGTAATCATGGTGGGTGGATCAACAAGATTACCAAAAGCAAACGCAGTGGTTAAAGAGTTCTTCGGAAAAGATTTAAATAAAGGTGTTAACCCTGATGAAGTGGTTGCTGCTGGTGCTGCAGTTCAAGCGGGTGTTTTAAAAGGGGATGTAAAAGATGTATTATTACTTGACGTTACACCACTTTCACTTGGTATTGAAACATTAGGTGGAGTATTAACAAAACTGATTGAAAAAGGGACAACCATTCCTGTTAAAAAATCACAAACATTCTCAACTGCTGAAGACAACCAACCAGCTGTTTCTATTCACGTAGGACAAGGTGAGAGAGAGTTTGCTAAAGACAACAAATCTTTAGGTATGTTTGAACTGTCTGATATCCCAGCAGCTCCAAGAGGGGTTCCACAAATTGAAGTTACATTTGACATTGACGCCAATGGTGTTTTAAATGTATCTGCTAAAGATAAAGGGACTGGTAAAGAGAACAAAATTACTATTTCTGGTTCATCTGGATTAAGTGATGAAGAGATTGAAAAAATGGTTCAAGAAGCAGAAGCAAACAAAGAAGCAGATGCGAAGAAAAAAGAGGTGATTGAAATCAGAAATCAAGCAGACGCATTGTTACACTCTACTAAAAAAACGTTAGAAGAGAACGAAGATGCCGTATCTGAAGATGAGAAAAAAGCAATTATTGATGCCGCAGCTGAACTTGAAGAAGTATTAAAAGATGAAAATGCAAGCAAAGAGCAAATTGAAGATAAAGTAAAAGCTTTAACTGAAAAATCTCACAAACTTGCTGAAGCAATGTACAAAAAAGAGGGTGGTGACCAAGCAGGTGCTCAAGGTCAACCAAACGCTAAAGCTAAAAAAGATGATGACGATGTTATCGACGCGGAAGTTGAATAA
- the grpE gene encoding nucleotide exchange factor GrpE yields the protein MSDKINEQEEVIQEEVQNEEETAEATQEAAEPTLEEKVAQLEEALKESEDKYLRVHADFENIKKRLEKEKYQAIDYASEKFAKDLLAPIDTLEMALAAEEAATELPAEELLAKLKQGVELTIKNFYTAFEKHDITTVETDGEFDPNFHDAVMQVDSPDHEDGQIVQQLQKGYKYKERLLRPAMVSICKK from the coding sequence TTGAGTGATAAAATAAACGAACAAGAAGAAGTTATTCAAGAAGAAGTACAAAATGAAGAGGAGACAGCAGAAGCTACACAAGAAGCGGCTGAACCCACTTTAGAAGAGAAAGTAGCGCAACTTGAAGAGGCGTTAAAAGAGAGTGAAGATAAATATTTAAGAGTACATGCGGATTTTGAAAACATTAAAAAACGTTTAGAAAAAGAGAAGTATCAAGCTATTGATTATGCGTCTGAGAAGTTTGCAAAAGATTTACTTGCACCCATTGATACATTGGAGATGGCACTAGCAGCAGAAGAGGCTGCAACAGAACTGCCTGCAGAAGAGTTGCTTGCAAAATTGAAGCAAGGGGTTGAGTTAACCATTAAAAACTTCTACACGGCGTTTGAAAAACACGATATTACCACAGTAGAAACAGACGGTGAATTTGATCCAAACTTCCACGATGCAGTCATGCAAGTAGATAGCCCAGATCATGAAGATGGACAAATTGTTCAACAGCTTCAAAAGGGGTATAAGTATAAAGAGAGACTACTTCGACCAGCGATGGTGAGTATTTGTAAAAAGTAA
- a CDS encoding heat-shock protein, whose protein sequence is MVNKKEFLLESIIKAYIEHLEPIGSTQLKTMYDITYSPATIRGYFKKLGDEGYLAQEHVSSGRTPTTEALKQYWISKLNFKIGGVNLKALEYLTSKIGLTVFAKNQTTDTLQNIINVEGKYMLLEFTTFPVTIKYSDALYRFLSDMIGFEISHIINISKQVGAVEIYEKVNRVLQSRDFNIYNVKEFLRLALNYNFADHDINNFLTGRILDQFKEGLYFDELLPPEYMGACYNCMIDGNETKIFVVGELSKDYEYFFNKITLV, encoded by the coding sequence ATGGTAAATAAAAAAGAGTTCTTATTAGAGTCGATAATCAAAGCGTACATTGAACATCTTGAACCCATTGGTTCAACTCAGTTAAAAACAATGTATGACATTACATATTCACCTGCAACCATTCGTGGATATTTTAAAAAGTTGGGTGATGAAGGTTATCTTGCTCAAGAGCACGTAAGCAGTGGAAGAACTCCAACAACTGAAGCGTTGAAGCAGTACTGGATTTCAAAGTTGAACTTTAAAATCGGTGGTGTGAATTTAAAAGCTTTAGAGTATTTGACCAGTAAAATTGGATTGACCGTTTTTGCTAAAAACCAAACAACCGATACACTACAAAATATCATTAATGTAGAGGGGAAATATATGTTGCTGGAGTTTACAACATTCCCCGTAACCATTAAGTACTCTGATGCATTGTATCGTTTTTTAAGTGATATGATTGGGTTTGAGATTTCTCATATCATCAACATATCAAAACAAGTGGGTGCGGTTGAGATTTATGAAAAAGTGAACAGAGTTTTACAAAGCAGAGATTTCAATATATATAATGTTAAAGAGTTTTTACGACTGGCATTGAATTACAACTTTGCAGACCATGATATCAACAATTTTTTAACAGGAAGAATTCTTGACCAATTCAAAGAGGGATTATACTTTGATGAGTTATTGCCTCCTGAATATATGGGTGCTTGTTATAACTGCATGATTGATGGTAATGAGACAAAGATATTTGTAGTGGGAGAACTCTCCAAAGACTACGAATACTTTTTTAATAAAATTACATTGGTATAA
- a CDS encoding HPP family protein, giving the protein MKQFLQQFQRNSTEKIDLANLFWSWIGSFLGIVSISYLHFDLLKGTDLSLVIGSFGASAVLIYGAVHSPLAQPRNLIGGHILSAIVGVISFKLLGDYIWLCSAVAVATAILVMQLTLTLHPPGGATALIAVIGSEEIHHLGFLYVLVPVATGAFIMLGIAIVINNIPKHRFYPNSFKDRNFFKDFFKRD; this is encoded by the coding sequence ATGAAACAATTTTTACAACAATTTCAAAGAAACAGTACTGAAAAAATAGACTTAGCTAACCTCTTTTGGTCATGGATTGGCTCTTTTTTAGGGATTGTTTCTATCTCCTATTTACATTTTGACCTTTTAAAAGGTACGGATTTGAGTCTGGTTATTGGTTCGTTTGGGGCAAGTGCTGTTTTAATCTATGGGGCAGTGCACTCCCCTTTGGCACAACCGCGTAATTTAATTGGTGGTCATATTTTAAGTGCCATTGTGGGAGTGATCAGTTTTAAACTTTTAGGAGACTATATTTGGTTATGTTCTGCCGTTGCTGTAGCAACGGCAATTTTGGTAATGCAACTGACTTTAACCCTTCATCCTCCAGGAGGTGCCACAGCTCTTATTGCTGTTATTGGAAGTGAAGAGATACACCACTTAGGTTTTTTATATGTTTTAGTACCTGTGGCAACGGGAGCATTTATTATGTTAGGGATTGCTATTGTTATCAACAATATTCCCAAACACCGTTTTTATCCCAACAGTTTTAAAGATAGGAATTTTTTCAAGGATTTTTTTAAAAGAGACTAA